A genome region from Bordetella genomosp. 10 includes the following:
- a CDS encoding GntR family transcriptional regulator, with product MDNPIADLSPVQARVVREIIALVRRENWQAGAALPEVLLAEAIGTSRTPVKVALRHLATLGVARQDTNRRYMLARDAVALDDVVEDVAASPDDPLYLQIAEARQSGKLPEEVSEAELMRVFDVARSTLRKVLARISNEGWVEQRVGSGWVFLPMIDSPQAYEESYLFRQSVEPAALLSPWFKVDREELVKLRREQEFIVNGGYETMTAIELFEANSRFHETLALWSGNRFVLQTVRRLDQLRRLVEYRQAATRRQARHTQATEHLTILAAIERQDLIEAAGLMRKHLEDARRAKVYGSEGVFGDSGVQTNRTTS from the coding sequence GGCTGCCTTGCCGGAGGTGTTACTCGCCGAGGCAATCGGCACCTCGCGTACGCCTGTGAAAGTTGCTCTGCGCCATTTGGCCACTTTGGGCGTTGCGCGGCAGGATACGAACCGTCGATATATGCTTGCGCGAGATGCCGTCGCCCTTGACGACGTCGTGGAGGACGTGGCCGCGTCGCCTGATGATCCGCTATACCTGCAGATCGCGGAAGCTCGCCAATCAGGAAAATTGCCGGAAGAAGTAAGCGAGGCCGAACTGATGCGAGTATTCGATGTCGCTCGCAGTACGCTACGCAAGGTGCTTGCGCGTATATCGAACGAAGGCTGGGTCGAGCAGCGGGTTGGTAGCGGTTGGGTCTTCTTGCCTATGATCGATTCCCCGCAGGCCTACGAAGAAAGCTACCTTTTTCGGCAGTCCGTAGAGCCCGCCGCGCTATTGAGCCCTTGGTTCAAGGTGGACCGGGAAGAACTGGTCAAATTACGGCGCGAGCAGGAATTCATCGTCAATGGTGGCTATGAGACGATGACGGCTATTGAATTGTTCGAGGCCAACAGTCGTTTCCATGAGACCCTCGCGCTCTGGTCTGGGAATCGCTTTGTCTTGCAGACCGTCCGAAGGCTCGATCAACTGCGCCGCCTGGTGGAGTACCGGCAAGCGGCTACGCGGCGGCAAGCGAGGCACACTCAGGCCACCGAGCACCTGACTATATTGGCGGCCATAGAAAGGCAGGACTTGATTGAGGCCGCGGGATTGATGCGCAAGCATCTGGAAGACGCAAGACGAGCCAAGGTCTATGGCAGCGAAGGGGTGTTTGGCGATTCCGGGGTCCAAACCAATCGCACGACGTCTTGA
- a CDS encoding TauD/TfdA dioxygenase family protein: MSRVPNKIEVRPLSLWTGAEIHGVDLREPLAADVIAEIRAALLKWKVVFFRGQHLDHADQIRFGRHFGELTIGHPVFGYVEGYPELYSVAKDRFKARFNGEPLVRPWTGWHTDITAAVNPPAASILRGVTVPHYGGDTEWTNLVEAYNGLSPTLRSFLDGLRAIHRFTPPEGRSAKQEFIKKIDDTPLVSEHPLVRVHPETGERALFISPGFIKQIVGLSPRESEHLLALLFEHVLRTEYVVRFKWEPGSIAFWDNRATAHRAPTDINKTDFDRQLYRITLVGDVPVGPDGQSSKAIQGNPVLAHQIAG, encoded by the coding sequence GTGTCTCGAGTTCCAAACAAAATAGAGGTTCGCCCGCTGTCCTTGTGGACTGGCGCTGAAATCCATGGCGTGGACCTGCGCGAGCCGCTGGCCGCGGATGTCATCGCGGAGATCCGCGCCGCGCTGCTCAAATGGAAGGTGGTCTTCTTTCGCGGCCAGCACCTGGACCATGCGGATCAGATACGCTTCGGCCGCCATTTTGGCGAGTTGACCATAGGGCATCCTGTCTTCGGCTATGTCGAGGGATATCCGGAGCTTTATTCCGTGGCGAAGGATCGTTTCAAGGCGCGGTTCAATGGCGAGCCCCTTGTTCGGCCTTGGACAGGGTGGCATACCGACATTACCGCGGCCGTAAATCCTCCAGCGGCATCGATATTGCGCGGCGTTACGGTACCGCACTACGGTGGCGATACAGAGTGGACCAATCTTGTCGAGGCGTACAACGGCTTGTCGCCGACCTTGCGGTCCTTCCTCGACGGCCTCAGGGCCATACATCGGTTCACGCCGCCTGAAGGGCGGTCGGCGAAGCAGGAATTCATCAAGAAAATCGACGATACGCCCCTGGTGTCAGAGCACCCTTTGGTGCGCGTACATCCGGAAACCGGCGAGCGCGCGCTGTTCATCAGCCCCGGCTTCATCAAGCAGATTGTCGGCCTCAGCCCGCGCGAGAGCGAACACCTGCTGGCGCTGCTGTTCGAGCACGTACTCAGGACCGAGTACGTCGTGCGGTTCAAATGGGAGCCGGGTTCCATCGCATTCTGGGACAACCGGGCAACAGCCCATCGCGCTCCCACTGACATCAACAAGACGGATTTCGACAGGCAGCTCTATCGCATCACTCTTGTGGGCGATGTTCCTGTGGGCCCCGATGGCCAGTCTTCCAAGGCCATCCAGGGCAACCCTGTCCTGGCCCACCAGATCGCGGGCTGA
- a CDS encoding ABC transporter substrate-binding protein, with translation MRFTPTALKGLAMTGILLVASAASHAAPTSPAVDTDTLVVGVEKEFYNLDGLVAVSGDSLRYGWQIYDTLYAFDGTGNMVPHLATSLSISDDARVFTYKLRPGVKFQNGAAFTSRDVKASLDHILDPRSKSTRRPFFAPIVDAVETPDDLTVVFKLKQPDGAFANKIAGYLYIVPADYLASLPNPDAFAQHPISLGPYRFKSLAPGGSELVLERYDGYWGEKPKIKKLVFRAITEPASRVNAVLRGEVDVSVALPFSDFDRLKKQEGIDVIQSRVASPIYVRVYTNVKDSPFANSKVRQALSYALDTQAIIKGVLHGVGEPLGTFISNYYPYGGDRSIKPYPYDPAKAKALLAEAGYPKGFNTELNIQGDIPEGVAEAVAAYWGQLGVKVKLNRLTYATFQRLNNSHTSGPLALSQFTNALYDPIHPVGGGFATGGSWSDYSNPKVDELLAQVSKVSDTKKRGEIFQQVGRELHDDAAAFYISEYTYIFTKKKGVQWQPQQGSGFLNFRTVQWAPGS, from the coding sequence ATGCGCTTTACTCCTACCGCCCTGAAAGGGCTGGCAATGACGGGTATCCTGCTCGTTGCTTCCGCTGCATCTCACGCCGCTCCCACGTCACCCGCTGTCGACACCGACACACTTGTGGTGGGCGTCGAGAAAGAGTTCTACAACCTCGATGGCCTGGTGGCCGTCAGCGGTGACTCGCTGCGATATGGCTGGCAGATCTATGACACGCTCTACGCCTTCGACGGCACGGGCAATATGGTGCCCCACCTGGCGACCAGTCTGTCCATCTCGGATGATGCGCGCGTCTTCACTTACAAACTGAGGCCGGGCGTCAAGTTCCAGAACGGCGCGGCCTTCACTTCCCGTGATGTGAAGGCGTCCCTTGATCATATCCTGGACCCACGGAGCAAGAGCACACGCCGGCCTTTCTTCGCGCCCATCGTCGACGCCGTCGAAACCCCCGACGATCTGACGGTCGTATTCAAGTTGAAGCAGCCGGACGGCGCTTTCGCCAACAAGATTGCCGGCTATCTGTATATCGTACCCGCCGACTATCTGGCGAGCTTGCCCAATCCCGATGCGTTTGCGCAGCATCCCATCTCTTTGGGGCCATATCGATTCAAGTCGTTGGCGCCCGGCGGCAGTGAACTGGTGCTGGAGCGGTATGACGGCTACTGGGGCGAGAAGCCGAAAATCAAGAAATTGGTGTTTCGCGCCATCACGGAGCCCGCCAGCCGAGTCAATGCGGTCTTGCGCGGCGAGGTGGATGTCTCCGTCGCCTTGCCTTTTTCTGACTTCGACCGCCTGAAGAAGCAGGAAGGAATCGATGTCATACAGAGCCGCGTCGCGTCGCCTATCTACGTCCGTGTCTATACCAACGTCAAGGACTCGCCGTTCGCCAATTCCAAGGTGCGCCAGGCGCTCAGCTATGCGCTGGACACCCAGGCCATCATCAAAGGCGTGCTGCACGGTGTCGGCGAGCCTCTCGGGACCTTCATTTCCAACTACTACCCGTATGGCGGTGACCGATCGATCAAGCCCTATCCCTACGATCCGGCCAAGGCCAAGGCATTGCTGGCCGAAGCCGGTTACCCGAAGGGCTTCAACACTGAGCTCAACATCCAGGGCGACATTCCGGAGGGCGTGGCGGAAGCGGTTGCCGCGTATTGGGGGCAGTTGGGTGTCAAGGTGAAATTGAATCGCCTTACCTATGCCACGTTCCAGCGCCTGAACAACAGCCATACCTCAGGGCCGCTGGCATTGAGCCAGTTCACCAACGCCCTGTACGACCCGATCCATCCGGTCGGCGGAGGATTTGCGACAGGTGGCAGCTGGTCGGATTATTCGAACCCCAAAGTCGATGAGCTGCTCGCCCAAGTGTCCAAGGTGAGCGACACGAAGAAGCGTGGTGAGATATTCCAGCAGGTGGGCCGCGAGCTGCATGACGACGCCGCCGCCTTCTACATTTCCGAGTACACATATATCTTTACCAAGAAGAAGGGTGTGCAATGGCAGCCTCAGCAAGGTTCGGGTTTCCTGAATTTCCGTACCGTGCAGTGGGCGCCTGGAAGCTGA
- a CDS encoding ABC transporter permease — protein MLLYSLRRAASALLTVLLMSLLIFVLVRMVGDPAYLLMPPEATDADRQLFREQLGLAQPVPVQYLHFLLGMLRGDMGNSFHFGAPALTMVADRLASSMVLVSTALVVALAVGVPLGVAAAVARGRRIGLFTTLFVVLGQAVPPFFAALLFIRLFSVQLGWLPTGGHGSWRYLVLPVAALAWYSGAGIAKLTRVNLLATLETDYIKLARLKGLPERVVIGTHALKNAAIPIIAFSISQFGVLVGGAVAIETVFSWPGFGSLMVEAINTLDFTVVQAAVIVSVVLFIGINLLADILYAAIDPRIRYQR, from the coding sequence ATGCTCTTGTATAGCCTGCGGCGTGCGGCATCGGCGCTGCTCACCGTCCTGTTGATGTCGCTCCTGATCTTCGTGCTGGTGCGCATGGTGGGCGATCCAGCCTATCTGTTGATGCCGCCGGAAGCGACTGACGCGGATCGCCAGCTGTTCCGCGAGCAACTGGGCCTGGCGCAACCCGTTCCCGTGCAATACCTGCATTTCCTTTTGGGCATGCTGCGCGGCGACATGGGGAACTCCTTTCATTTCGGCGCGCCGGCGCTGACGATGGTCGCCGACAGGCTGGCGTCGAGCATGGTGCTGGTGAGCACCGCGCTGGTAGTGGCGCTGGCCGTGGGCGTTCCGTTAGGGGTGGCCGCGGCGGTGGCGCGCGGGCGCCGTATCGGCCTTTTTACGACTCTTTTCGTGGTGCTGGGCCAGGCCGTTCCACCGTTCTTCGCGGCCTTGCTCTTCATTCGCCTGTTCTCCGTGCAATTGGGCTGGCTTCCCACCGGGGGGCACGGAAGCTGGCGGTATCTGGTGCTGCCGGTGGCGGCGCTGGCCTGGTATTCAGGCGCAGGCATCGCTAAGCTGACGCGCGTGAACCTGCTCGCCACCCTGGAGACGGACTACATCAAACTGGCGCGGCTCAAAGGCTTGCCTGAGCGTGTCGTGATAGGCACGCATGCCTTGAAAAATGCCGCCATCCCCATCATTGCCTTCAGCATCTCCCAGTTCGGCGTTCTGGTGGGCGGCGCCGTGGCGATCGAGACCGTATTTTCCTGGCCGGGTTTCGGCAGCCTGATGGTCGAAGCGATCAATACGCTGGATTTCACGGTGGTGCAGGCGGCGGTGATCGTCTCCGTGGTGCTGTTCATCGGCATCAATCTGCTGGCTGATATTCTGTACGCAGCGATCGACCCCCGAATCAGGTACCAGAGATGA
- a CDS encoding ABC transporter permease, which translates to MRTFSCLFLVIVASSLFASWVAGSDPNAIDLAATLQPPGIAHWFGTDQMGRDVFARTLYGGRVSLLIAFCAVVLAGFFGALAGILAAYIGGRFDGALMRIVDVQYSLPPIFLAMLIVGLLGPSTLNIIVVVTLANWGRFARIIRAEALSLRERDFVLVARLLGASPVNVAWRHLLPNVRDTFVVLLTMDVGLIIFMEAALSFLGLGIQPPDPSWGGMIAEGRNYLDSAWWMSALPGLVLFATVLSTNQIGEAYRRRTQSFGVFR; encoded by the coding sequence ATGAGAACGTTTTCCTGTCTTTTCCTGGTCATCGTGGCCAGTTCGCTATTTGCCTCATGGGTGGCCGGCAGTGATCCCAACGCGATCGACCTGGCCGCCACGTTGCAGCCGCCCGGAATCGCGCATTGGTTCGGCACCGACCAGATGGGCCGCGACGTCTTCGCCCGAACGTTGTACGGTGGTCGCGTCTCCCTGCTGATCGCCTTCTGCGCGGTCGTGCTGGCCGGCTTCTTCGGCGCGCTCGCGGGGATACTCGCCGCCTACATCGGTGGACGGTTCGATGGCGCGCTGATGCGTATCGTCGATGTCCAGTATTCCCTGCCGCCCATCTTCCTGGCCATGTTGATCGTCGGTTTGTTGGGCCCCAGCACACTCAACATCATCGTCGTGGTCACGCTGGCGAACTGGGGGCGCTTTGCCCGCATCATCCGTGCCGAGGCGCTCAGCCTGCGCGAGCGCGATTTCGTCCTGGTCGCCAGGTTGCTCGGGGCGTCGCCGGTAAATGTGGCCTGGCGCCATCTGCTGCCGAACGTGCGCGACACTTTCGTCGTCCTGCTCACCATGGACGTGGGGTTGATCATTTTCATGGAAGCGGCGCTGAGTTTTCTTGGACTCGGCATCCAGCCGCCCGATCCATCGTGGGGCGGCATGATAGCGGAAGGCCGCAACTATCTGGACAGCGCCTGGTGGATGTCGGCGCTGCCTGGCCTGGTGCTTTTCGCGACCGTGCTGAGCACCAACCAGATAGGCGAGGCCTACCGGCGCCGCACGCAGTCGTTCGGGGTGTTCCGATGA
- a CDS encoding ABC transporter ATP-binding protein produces MSRWSSVAAAEAPVLRVEDLVVEAHGPKGPVRLVDGVDFSVQRGRTLGLVGESGSGKSVTCLSVLGVPPQGTRIARGRILLNGRALEESTPEEMNALRGVHMGMVLQDPLTSLNPLLTVGRQITEMFRFRAGIGDRQERRRRAVELMRRVRIPDPESRLDSYPHQFSGGMRQRIAIAIGIACNPDLLIADEPTTALDITVRLQILDLLRELQAENGMGMVLVTHDLHLVRRYCDDVAVMYAGRIVERGQVNAVFARPLHPYTQGLLAAVPRLRGLQRRLEAITGQPPQPGSIAQGCRFAPRCPQAADDCLSAYPDTRSLPGGQEAACWRTPRIAHLPPAGARGIPAAVPAPVDA; encoded by the coding sequence ATGAGCCGCTGGTCGTCCGTGGCCGCCGCCGAGGCGCCGGTGTTGCGTGTCGAGGACCTCGTGGTCGAAGCCCATGGCCCGAAGGGGCCGGTGCGCCTGGTCGACGGCGTGGACTTCTCCGTGCAGCGGGGCCGTACGCTGGGATTGGTCGGAGAGTCGGGTTCCGGCAAAAGCGTGACCTGCCTGTCCGTGCTGGGGGTGCCTCCGCAAGGAACGCGCATCGCTCGGGGCCGCATCCTGCTCAACGGCAGGGCGCTGGAGGAGAGCACGCCGGAAGAGATGAATGCGTTGCGTGGCGTGCATATGGGCATGGTGCTGCAGGACCCGCTGACCTCGCTCAACCCCCTGTTGACGGTCGGCCGCCAGATCACCGAGATGTTCCGTTTTCGCGCGGGTATCGGTGATCGCCAGGAGCGCCGCAGGCGCGCGGTGGAGCTCATGCGGCGCGTGCGGATTCCAGACCCGGAAAGCCGTCTGGACAGTTATCCGCACCAATTCAGCGGAGGCATGCGGCAGCGTATCGCGATCGCGATAGGCATTGCCTGCAATCCGGATCTGCTGATAGCCGACGAACCAACCACGGCGCTCGACATCACGGTGCGGCTACAGATTCTTGACCTGCTGCGTGAATTGCAAGCCGAGAATGGAATGGGCATGGTGCTCGTGACGCACGACCTGCATCTGGTGCGGCGTTATTGCGACGACGTCGCGGTGATGTACGCCGGGCGGATCGTCGAGCGCGGTCAGGTGAACGCGGTGTTCGCGCGGCCTTTGCATCCCTATACGCAGGGCTTGCTGGCGGCCGTGCCTCGTCTGCGCGGTCTCCAACGCAGACTGGAGGCGATCACGGGCCAGCCGCCACAGCCTGGCAGCATCGCGCAAGGATGCCGATTCGCCCCGCGCTGTCCCCAGGCCGCCGACGATTGCCTGTCCGCTTATCCGGATACGCGCAGCCTGCCTGGCGGCCAGGAAGCCGCCTGTTGGCGCACGCCCCGGATCGCGCACTTGCCGCCGGCCGGTGCGCGCGGGATCCCGGCTGCCGTCCCGGCGCCCGTTGACGCGTGA
- a CDS encoding ABC transporter ATP-binding protein, whose protein sequence is MTHSAPVLPPTAAAPTSTPAIEVSAVTRTFAVRTGVFSRARSLRAVEEVSFTLPRGGTFGLVGESGSGKSTLARIVLGADQADKGSVRLGDRHFSGKPRGDDVRWRQRAVQAVLQDPFGSLDPQMSVGDIVLEPLHVQQRGPMRGALDARLNQLLDQVGLPAEFKARRPRQLSGGQRQRVAIARALAPEPEIIVLDEPVSALDVSIQAQVLNLLKDLQDELGLSYLLISHDLAVVGFMSTHIGVLYLGHFMEQGTREDIIERAAHPYTHALIASTEIDAAASQTLAGEMPSPLDPPEGCVFNTRCPFAQDICRSVRPQVRNLSETHRVTCHFPSLAPLGG, encoded by the coding sequence ATGACTCATTCCGCGCCGGTTTTACCCCCCACCGCGGCCGCGCCCACGTCCACGCCGGCCATCGAGGTCAGCGCCGTGACGCGCACGTTTGCCGTGCGTACCGGGGTTTTCTCGCGCGCACGGTCGCTGCGGGCGGTCGAAGAGGTGTCTTTCACGCTGCCGCGAGGAGGGACGTTCGGTCTGGTGGGGGAATCGGGTTCCGGCAAGTCGACCCTGGCCAGGATCGTGCTGGGCGCCGACCAGGCAGACAAGGGGAGCGTGCGGTTGGGTGACAGGCACTTTTCCGGAAAACCGCGTGGCGATGACGTCCGCTGGCGGCAGCGTGCCGTGCAGGCGGTGCTGCAGGATCCCTTCGGCTCGCTGGACCCCCAGATGAGCGTCGGCGACATCGTGCTGGAGCCGCTGCATGTCCAGCAGCGGGGGCCGATGCGCGGAGCACTCGACGCCCGGCTAAACCAATTGCTGGACCAGGTCGGGCTGCCGGCCGAGTTCAAGGCACGCCGCCCGCGGCAACTCAGCGGAGGCCAGCGCCAGCGTGTGGCCATCGCGCGCGCGTTGGCGCCAGAGCCCGAAATCATTGTGCTGGACGAGCCGGTTTCCGCGCTCGACGTTTCCATACAGGCTCAGGTGCTGAACCTGCTGAAGGACCTGCAGGACGAGCTCGGGTTGAGCTATCTGCTGATCTCCCATGACCTGGCCGTCGTTGGATTCATGAGCACGCATATCGGCGTGCTCTACCTCGGACATTTCATGGAGCAGGGGACGCGCGAGGACATCATAGAGCGGGCCGCGCATCCTTACACCCATGCGCTGATCGCGTCGACGGAGATCGACGCAGCGGCCTCGCAGACCCTGGCGGGCGAGATGCCATCGCCGCTGGATCCTCCGGAAGGCTGTGTTTTCAATACCCGTTGTCCATTTGCTCAGGACATATGCAGATCGGTACGCCCGCAGGTGCGCAACCTGTCCGAGACGCATCGCGTCACTTGCCACTTTCCTTCCCTGGCGCCGCTGGGCGGGTAA
- a CDS encoding LLM class flavin-dependent oxidoreductase → MSNEIRINAFLTFAPTHLSPGLWAHPNDRSLEYNTLSLWTELARTAERGGYDALFFADGISQYDVYGGSNASGVRLGLQFPRLDPLLLISAMAQATQHLGFAVTSSVTYETPYLFARRMSTLDHLSQGRIGWNIVTSFGDSGARAIGQEKARPHDERYDLADEYLDVVYRLWEQSWEEGAALRDAREVVFADPAKVHEIRHEGRFFSMQGVHYSEPSPQRTPLLYQAGSSNRGKDFAALHAECVFLSAPSPGIVKRDIADIRRRAEILGRDPRSILFFSLATVVVAPTSAMAQEKWLDLQRHVSLEGALALFSRWTGVDLSTYDPDAPLRYARTEGMQSTIEGFTVADPDRVWTIRELALHNAIGGKGPVFVGSPTEVADALQRWKDEAGVDGFNLSHALMPGTHEDFVDLVVPELRRRGVYKQAYGSGTLREKLFGTGKALLPEPHPAARHRAASRNPVEPETHA, encoded by the coding sequence ATGTCCAATGAAATCCGCATCAATGCTTTCCTGACGTTCGCTCCCACTCATCTTTCGCCTGGGCTATGGGCTCACCCCAATGATCGGTCGCTGGAGTACAACACGCTGTCTCTCTGGACCGAGTTGGCGCGTACGGCCGAGCGGGGCGGATACGATGCCCTTTTTTTCGCGGATGGCATCAGCCAGTACGACGTGTATGGCGGATCGAACGCGTCGGGCGTGCGCCTGGGCTTGCAGTTCCCGCGGCTGGATCCTCTGCTGCTGATCTCGGCGATGGCGCAGGCCACGCAGCACCTGGGTTTCGCCGTTACCAGCAGCGTGACCTACGAGACACCATATTTGTTTGCGCGCCGGATGTCCACGCTGGATCATCTATCGCAGGGTCGCATAGGGTGGAACATCGTGACCAGCTTCGGGGATTCCGGCGCGCGCGCCATCGGACAGGAAAAGGCACGTCCGCATGATGAGCGCTACGACCTCGCCGACGAATACCTGGACGTGGTCTATCGACTTTGGGAGCAGAGCTGGGAAGAGGGGGCCGCGCTCCGGGATGCTCGAGAGGTCGTCTTTGCCGACCCCGCCAAGGTCCATGAGATCAGGCATGAGGGCAGGTTCTTTTCGATGCAGGGGGTGCATTATTCCGAACCCTCGCCGCAACGCACCCCGCTGCTATACCAGGCCGGCTCATCGAACCGAGGCAAGGATTTCGCGGCATTGCACGCCGAATGCGTGTTCCTCAGCGCGCCCAGTCCCGGCATCGTGAAGCGGGACATCGCGGACATCCGCCGGCGCGCCGAGATCCTTGGCCGCGATCCCCGTTCCATTTTGTTCTTCTCTCTGGCGACAGTGGTCGTCGCTCCGACTTCGGCCATGGCCCAGGAAAAGTGGCTGGACCTGCAGCGCCATGTCAGCCTGGAAGGCGCGCTGGCGCTGTTCTCGCGGTGGACCGGCGTCGATCTGTCCACCTATGATCCGGACGCGCCCTTGCGCTACGCCAGGACCGAAGGAATGCAGTCGACCATCGAGGGCTTCACCGTGGCCGATCCGGATCGCGTCTGGACCATACGCGAACTCGCCCTCCATAACGCCATCGGCGGCAAGGGGCCCGTATTCGTGGGATCGCCCACCGAAGTCGCGGACGCGCTGCAGCGTTGGAAGGACGAGGCCGGCGTCGACGGCTTCAATCTCAGCCACGCCTTGATGCCAGGCACGCACGAGGACTTCGTCGACCTGGTGGTACCTGAACTGCGCCGTCGAGGCGTCTACAAGCAGGCCTACGGCAGCGGCACGCTGCGGGAAAAACTCTTCGGCACCGGCAAGGCGCTACTGCCCGAACCTCACCCCGCTGCCCGTCACCGGGCGGCGTCCCGCAACCCTGTTGAACCTGAAACTCATGCCTGA
- a CDS encoding TauD/TfdA dioxygenase family protein, with product MPDISYKTIHVKPLTRHIGAEISGIDLSIPLSAEQVAELRRALLDHLVIFFRRQPINLDQHLALGRYFGTLHVHPNSPGPDGYPEVLPIHTDANSRRIAGDRWHSDVSCDEAPPLGSILHLHTVPPVGGDTLFSSAYAVYESLSPGLRGYLEGLTATHDGGPNYRERNRLKGIDDTGKVYPKASHPVVRTHPESGRKGVFVNPAFTTHLDNVSKAESDAILNLLFDRFAVPDYQVRFTWDRDSIAFWDNRSCQHLAVWDYFPEVRSGYRVTINGDKPYLRT from the coding sequence ATGCCTGACATTTCCTATAAGACCATACACGTCAAGCCTCTCACGCGCCATATTGGGGCCGAGATCAGCGGCATAGACCTTTCGATACCCTTATCGGCGGAGCAGGTGGCGGAGTTGCGCCGCGCACTGCTGGATCACCTTGTCATTTTTTTCCGGAGGCAGCCGATCAACCTGGACCAGCATCTTGCGCTGGGCCGTTATTTCGGCACGCTCCACGTGCATCCCAACAGCCCTGGCCCCGATGGTTATCCCGAGGTGTTGCCCATACACACCGATGCGAATTCGCGCCGGATCGCCGGCGACCGGTGGCACTCCGATGTGTCCTGCGACGAAGCGCCGCCGCTGGGCAGCATATTGCATCTGCACACGGTACCCCCGGTAGGCGGAGATACCCTGTTTTCCAGCGCCTATGCGGTATACGAATCGCTTTCGCCTGGCCTGCGCGGCTATCTCGAAGGCCTGACCGCGACGCACGATGGTGGCCCGAACTACCGCGAGCGGAACCGGCTCAAGGGCATCGACGACACCGGTAAGGTCTATCCCAAGGCCAGCCATCCCGTGGTTCGTACGCACCCGGAGAGCGGGCGCAAGGGCGTCTTCGTGAACCCGGCATTCACCACACACCTGGACAACGTCTCCAAAGCTGAAAGCGATGCGATCCTGAATTTGCTTTTCGACCGCTTCGCGGTGCCCGATTACCAGGTCCGCTTCACCTGGGACAGGGATTCGATCGCATTCTGGGACAATCGGTCATGCCAGCACCTGGCGGTGTGGGACTACTTCCCCGAGGTGCGGTCGGGCTACCGGGTGACGATCAACGGCGACAAGCCTTATCTACGGACTTGA
- a CDS encoding LLM class flavin-dependent oxidoreductase — MAQKKEIRVNAFALHSPVHHSPGMWRHPRDRSLQYHTLDYWVDLARTLERGLVDALFMADSVGVNDVYGGGVATALRHGAQVPKQDPLMALSAMAYVTRDLGLCVTSNANHEPPYVFARRMSTLDNLTRGRIGWNIVTGFSQSGVRALGKENVAPRDERYDIADEYMDVVYKLWEGSWARGAVVRDPVTGVFADPGKVHVVDHQGKYFKVRGIHMTEPTPQRTPVLFQAGSSERGRRFSGRHAEGVYLSGPSKTVLKPVVDLTRAEAVKAGRAASDIKFYTMATIITGRTAQEARDKYEDYRRYVTPEAALAMFSGWTGIDFSAHDPDAPIRYLQLDHGTSSALEGFTKLDPDRVWTVKELALHNAIGGRGPVFIGSPAEVADRLEEWVDDTGVDGFNLSYAVTPEAYEDFADLVVPVLQERGRYKTRYALGTLREKLGGRAGLAETHPGAAYRR; from the coding sequence ATGGCTCAGAAGAAAGAGATACGCGTCAACGCTTTCGCCCTGCACAGTCCGGTCCATCATTCGCCCGGGATGTGGCGGCATCCGCGCGACCGGTCGCTCCAGTATCACACGCTCGATTATTGGGTAGATCTGGCACGGACGCTCGAGCGCGGTCTGGTGGACGCCCTGTTCATGGCGGACAGCGTCGGCGTCAACGATGTCTACGGCGGCGGCGTGGCTACCGCGTTGCGCCACGGCGCGCAGGTGCCCAAGCAGGATCCGCTGATGGCGCTGTCGGCCATGGCGTACGTCACCCGCGACCTGGGCCTTTGCGTGACCAGCAATGCCAATCACGAGCCGCCCTACGTGTTCGCCCGGAGAATGTCGACACTGGATAATCTGACGCGCGGGCGTATCGGATGGAATATCGTCACGGGATTTTCGCAGAGTGGCGTCAGGGCATTGGGCAAGGAGAACGTCGCGCCGCGTGACGAGCGCTACGACATCGCCGATGAATACATGGACGTAGTCTACAAGCTGTGGGAAGGCAGTTGGGCGCGAGGCGCCGTAGTGCGGGATCCCGTCACGGGCGTCTTCGCGGATCCCGGGAAGGTCCATGTCGTCGACCATCAAGGAAAGTATTTCAAGGTCCGAGGCATACACATGACGGAACCGACGCCGCAACGCACGCCAGTTCTGTTTCAGGCCGGCTCGTCCGAACGTGGACGCCGTTTTTCCGGCCGCCATGCCGAAGGCGTTTATTTGAGCGGTCCCAGCAAGACCGTACTCAAGCCGGTCGTGGACCTCACACGAGCGGAAGCGGTGAAGGCGGGCCGTGCGGCAAGCGACATCAAGTTCTATACGATGGCGACCATCATCACCGGCCGTACCGCGCAGGAAGCCCGCGACAAATACGAGGACTATCGCCGTTACGTGACGCCCGAAGCTGCCTTGGCCATGTTCTCGGGTTGGACCGGCATCGACTTTTCCGCTCACGATCCCGATGCGCCCATACGCTATCTGCAACTGGATCATGGCACGTCCTCGGCGCTGGAGGGTTTCACCAAGCTCGATCCCGACCGGGTATGGACCGTCAAGGAATTGGCGCTGCACAATGCCATTGGTGGCCGCGGCCCGGTTTTCATCGGCTCACCGGCCGAAGTGGCCGACCGCCTTGAAGAATGGGTGGACGACACCGGCGTCGATGGTTTCAATCTCAGTTATGCGGTGACCCCGGAAGCTTACGAGGACTTCGCGGACCTGGTCGTGCCGGTGCTGCAGGAGCGCGGACGGTATAAGACTCGGTACGCACTGGGTACATTACGCGAGAAACTCGGCGGCCGCGCTGGCCTGGCCGAAACCCATCCAGGCGCCGCGTATCGCAGGTAG